One Nitrospirota bacterium genomic region harbors:
- a CDS encoding flippase-like domain-containing protein has product MKKTITTIIKALISIALMVYLFSKIDIMEVWHLFQNVKVPYLTAALFLYITGQVICAWRWRIIAFVMDFKNSYWEFIKYYFAGMFFSLFLPTLVGGDIGRCYLITKGNKKIREAIVSVLADRGTGLAVLFLMAGLSVTLLKWGNIPQQLVWGVLIADALLVIGILLPFFAGGLLNIMGKTGELALNFWKKPSVLFQSILISMLFQTLIIIIHVFIGLSIGMQIPWTFYFFLIPLVATVSMLPLSISGIGLREGAFVYFFSYANVPKTEALTFAFGWFVIVLIASLIGGLGLLISKNGFSWKQFRKQETNPADM; this is encoded by the coding sequence ATGAAAAAAACAATTACAACAATAATCAAGGCATTAATCAGCATTGCTCTGATGGTTTATCTGTTTTCCAAAATAGACATCATGGAAGTCTGGCATCTTTTTCAGAATGTTAAGGTGCCTTATCTTACAGCAGCCTTATTCTTATACATAACAGGCCAGGTAATTTGTGCATGGCGATGGAGGATAATTGCTTTTGTAATGGACTTTAAAAACAGCTATTGGGAATTTATTAAGTACTATTTTGCAGGTATGTTTTTCAGTCTGTTTCTCCCGACCCTTGTAGGGGGAGATATAGGGCGGTGTTACCTTATAACAAAGGGTAACAAAAAGATACGGGAGGCTATCGTCTCTGTACTCGCAGACAGGGGAACCGGACTGGCAGTCCTGTTTCTTATGGCAGGTCTCTCTGTTACCCTGCTCAAATGGGGCAATATCCCGCAACAGCTTGTCTGGGGGGTACTAATAGCAGATGCCTTATTAGTTATTGGAATCCTGCTCCCTTTTTTTGCAGGAGGCTTATTAAACATCATGGGTAAGACAGGTGAATTAGCCTTGAACTTCTGGAAAAAACCCTCTGTGCTTTTTCAGTCTATTCTTATATCCATGCTTTTTCAGACCCTAATAATAATTATCCATGTTTTTATCGGCCTTTCTATTGGGATGCAAATTCCATGGACATTCTACTTTTTCCTCATTCCCCTCGTTGCAACCGTTAGTATGCTCCCGCTCAGCATAAGCGGCATAGGTCTTAGAGAAGGGGCATTTGTGTACTTCTTTTCTTATGCAAATGTTCCAAAGACAGAGGCCCTGACCTTTGCATTCGGCTGGTTTGTGATTGTTCTAATAGCGAGTCTTATTGGCGGATTAGGACTGCTTATAAGTAAAAACGGATTTTCATGGAAGCAGTTTAGGAAACAAGAAACAAACCCGGCAGATATGTAA